GAGGGAGtgtgatagattggataaatattgaccattttggatatatatcgTCTGTGAGGTAGTACGCCAACTTATATGTGTGTCCGTTGACCACGTACTTTACCCTGGGGGCCCGACCttctaaaatgtcatcaaaaacaggagaccgatcgaggacattgatatcgtttaaggtacctggaggaccaaaaaaggcgtgtcatatccaaagatcGTGTGAAGCTACAGCCTCTAATACAATTGTCGGTTTTCCTGATCTACGTGCGTattgtcctttccaagcggttgggcaattttttcactcccaatgcatacaatcaatgctcccgaccatcccaggaaacccgcggctctctccaatatcgagtagtcgttgaagatcctccGGTGTGGGTCTTCGTACatactcatctccaaataaCCGGATGATTCCATCAGTGAACTTATGTAAACACAAAATTGTTGTGCTCTCACCAAGACGGAGATACTCGTCAACCGTGTCAGCCGCAGAACCATAAGCAAGCTGACTAATTGCTGCCGTACATTTTTGAAGTGGAGAAAGACCAAACCTCCCGGTTGCATCTTGTCTATGTTGAAAGAACGGAACGTTCTCTGAGAGTTCATGGACAATACGCATGAATAAATCTTTGTTCATGCGGAAACGTCGTCTGTATAACTGTGCCGAGTATGTCGAGTCTTCGCTGAAGTAGTCATGCCATAAACGGTTGTGGCCTGCTTCACGGTTTCGTTCTACATAAGCACGTCTCCGTTGATTATTGGTTTGGGCATTCACCATATCGTTGTACGTATCTTCGAGGATTTCGTCGAAAACTTCGTCCAATCTTTCTTCAAGCTcatcagatgatgatgatgatgacgacatTATTAGGTATCCCTCATGtaagtaataaatattttagttccAATTTTTACTTCCAAATTTTAGTTCCAAATCTTAGTTCCTACTTTTATTCACACAAGAATTTATCCATCTAAATTGtataagaattttaaattaatacaaaaattgtataaatattttcggGTTATTACGTGCTTCAGTTTATAAACTTCTATTACTAATTAATACTAGGTGGTTGGTTTTGTCTTGCTTACTACTTGCTTCAGTTTATTAACTTGTATGTAAATTTTTGGGTTGCATATTAACTTGTATACTCTATACTTGCTTCAGTTTATTAACTTGTATGTAAATTTTTGGGTTGCATATTAACTTGTATACTCTATACTTGCTTCAGTTTATAAACTTCTATTACTAATTGTATACATAAAGCAAGTGAAGCAAAGTAAACATAACTAAACAAGTGTACTAACCAGAAGTATAACAGTGTGATCGGATGGTTATAAAGAGAATCAAGAGGATCAACTCTTGGTAGAAAAATATTACAAGTCTCTTCGATATCATACAAAGAGAAAAGGTGATGCAAGTTTTGATAATGAAGAAACAAGGAGAACGAGATACAAAGCTAAATAGATGCATGCCTAGTACTTATACTACATAAAGTGACTTGTTCACATGAGCTACAGACCAAAATGCTTTCACATGAGCTACAGACCAAAATGTTTTCACATCTCCAAATGCACCCGTGACAACTTCACCTTAGCTAAAGACCAAAAGACTTTGACAACTCCTCTTCTCCCGTGACATCTTGACATTAACCTGAAACAACATATTACACAACAGTTAGTATAGCTGTAATGCACAACCTGAAACAACACATTACACACTTTACACACATTATCAAGCAACTACTAAGCAAGTACTGAGCATGTAAACACAACCTCAAACAACACATCATAACATTTCAGACATTAGCTTGAGTTTTAGCGATGTTTCCATCTCAGACAGTGGCTCTTTCTTCGCGAGCAAGCGATCAAGGACTTTATGCCTAGAGAGTTTTTCCTTCAGTTCTAACACGCCATGTAGCTTTGacaactcctcttctctaccactcttcttcttcttactgcCAGCTTTCGCAGCCTTTACCCCGATAGGTCTAGCTTCTGGTTCTCCCACGTCCTCTTCTTCTCTATCAACCCCCAACACTTGCCTCCGCTTTTCCTTGCCTCCGCTTTTCCTTTCCACCATCCTTAGCCACATAGGTGGACGACCATTTCTGGTCATGCCTCAGCTCCCTCCAACAGTGATCCAGGGTGAACTTGTAGCCGTACTTGATGAAGAATATGTCTAAGGCagctttcatcacatcatcatcattttggCCACTTCTCTGCTCCCTCAGAGCCGCATCATAGCATCCAGTAAACTTGGATACTTGCTCGTTGATCCTAGCCCACCTCTGCTTGCAAGAAGTAATCTCCCTCGGTATTTGCCCAACGAGGTGAGGGCTTGCGTTGTAGTACTCTACAATACGCTTCCAGAAAGCACCAGCTTTCTGCTCATTGCCGACGACAGGGTCCTTACTGGTGTTAAGCCAAGCACCAATAAGGATCTTATCCTCTCTGGGAGAATATTTCCTCCTCTCCTTAACACCAGACTCTTCAGGAACTTGGCTAGGAGACTCATCAGGAACTTGGGACCCGAACCAAAAAGGTTCGGGTGAATCAAGGTCTACTGGAATTTGACTACGAAGAAGGTTTGAAAAACCAGACGAGTTAGCCATGGTTAGCTAATGCTCTGTGTTACTCTAGTAGTTACACAAAGCCTTAAGTAAGCcatctatatttattaaacaattaaagCCAATCAAATCTGAGCAGTTAGGAAGATAGGAAGTAAACTACATGCATTTAACAACTAGAGTATCCTACTAAGTACTATACTAGCAACAGACCGCGTTCGGGAACCTATTTCTAAACGTAGAACATTTAAAACCAATCAAATCAGACGGGTTGGGAAGATATAAAGCAATTCACTAGCATTTATTAACACGATCACATTAATACAATCTTATTAGCTTTTATTCAACCAATAAACACCATTCAACCAATATAGAATATAGAAAATACACTGTGAAGTGGTAAAAAGCATCGTACCTTACATATACAGCCACTCGTGAGGTGATAACACACTCCCGTTTGAAGCCTTTGAACCTACTCCTGCAAACACATAACATAAAGAAGTCAAATGTTATAATACTATTGCATAATCAATTATGAAAAGCACAAAGAGTTTAACTTACCACGCAGAACCAAGAATACCAAACCTATTAAAACTAATAGGCACACCAATAGCTTAACTTGTGAATTCTCCTTTCCTAACTCATATACAGTCTTCTCTAGCAGCAGTAGCTTCTGCTCACTCTCAGTACCTTCTTCCTTAAGCCGCCTTAGCTGTGTCTGAAAGTCCCTCATCTCGTCCATGACCGCGACATCCCACCACTTCCAGATGTGACAGTCTCCATCATCGACATTGTCGCAGGTGAAGTACCTTCGTCCTGGATCTTTCTCAGTGTAGGCTGTTGCAACAACCGGCTCACCCCCACAGTAGCATATCGTCGGGATTCCATCATCAGCCTCGGGTTGAGGTTGGTACTGAACCGGCTCTGCCATATCGAAGCTACTCTGAGCTTCATCCGCGTACAACTGAGCTTCTGCTTCGAGAAGTGAGGTTATGTCCAAGTCCTCTGATGATGAGGACGGCTGGCTGTAGCTATATTGTCCCATTTTTGTTAACCTGCAAGAAATAATATTCACAGAGCATTAGAGCAACgaaagagagaaacaaagagCACAGATTAGCATGGATTTTGAAACAGAAAAGACACACAAACTTATCGAAAAAGACAGACAAACTTATCGACCGAGACTTTGTGAAAACCGTAAATGTAATGGAACCATCAATGAATTTGAATCcgtaataaaattgaattttaatcCGTATAAGAAGAAACGAGAAGAACCCCAAATCGTAAATAGAATCGAACCAAAATCGAAAGGAACAAACTTGGgattttgaaaccctaaatcgaaaGGAGAAAATTGCGATTTTGAAACCGTAAGAACAAACAAGAACAACCCAAATCGTAAATCGAATGGAACTTAAATCGAAAGGAAGAAACTTGGGTTttcaaaaccctaaatcgatCGGAACCAAAATGGGTTTTGAACCCGTAAGAACAAATCGATTGAAACGAACCAATCCCCAAATCCCCGAATCGTTTTATACCCAAATCGTTttcaaaccctaattttgaaaCGAAACTATCCCCAAATCGATTGAATAAACAAAACCGAACCCTAGATTGAGAGGAAAACAAGATGCAAACTAATCTAAATCGATTAATCTAGAAGAGAAGCCTTCTATTTACCTTGAGGATCCGAGGGAGACCAATCGCGATGGTGGGTCGAGAGAATCGCCGTCgagaggattttttttttctttgcttcgGTCGAATTGACCCATTTTTTTCCCCCATACGAAACACAAAAGCGGCCCGGTCCACTCAAATTCGGACACGTAACACAAGGATCGAGTCCGTCAACCACCTAATTACGGACCAATCCTTACGTTTATTAagcttaatattattattatattaaaactaaaggGACCATTAACCGCTAAGGATTCGGGGTCATCCCCCGTTGCGCATGCTCTTAGGTTAACTAAGGAACAATATTGTTTTCGATAAGGAACTCCAAGTGGAGTCTGACGGTGCAGACTCTTGCTCTATACCAAAAATGTTATTACTGAGTCAGCTTGTTTGCCAGTaacaatcactacaagaaagaAGGTTTTTTCTGACCGAGCTTCTGACCGATACTTtttggtcggaaatttccgGCAGATTTGCAACGGAAATGTAATTTGGTCAGAACTTTCCAACGGCTACAAATTCGACAAAAAATGGTCAGAAATTTCCGACCGACAACGGTCCTCGGAGATCGGTCAGAAATTTCCAAAGGATTTCTAACCAAAATTCGAAAGTTTTTATAGCCGTTGGAAATCGGTCAGAAACGGTCAAAAGTCGGTCAGAAATTTGTCTTTAAATATCAAAACCACGGTCCTCGCTCATTCACAGATTCAACTCTAAAAAACAATTCTCCACAATACAAAATGTCTTCCTCAAATCATAATGAATATTTTAGGTCTTGGATGGATCACAATCATCAAGATCCATCTACTGGACTTGTGACAGAAGAGTTTGTGGAAGGTCTTCAACAATTCATGTCATTTGCCTCAAACCAGCAGAGGGCTTTGGAAACGGGTAAGATGTACAGTCCTTGTCAAGTTTGTCAAAATCGTAGATTTGGTACAGTTAGTGGTGTATGGAGGCACTTATATAGTAGAGGATTTATGGTGGGCTATAAAGTTTGGTATTCGCATGGTGAAACTGATTCAATGGTGAATTTCGGTAGTGCTAGTGAAGAAAATAacgtggggggggggggggggggggggggggggggtttaggAGAACAACAAGGTGACTTAGATGAACCTATAGGAACTATTCAAATGGTTGAAGACAGGTTTAGAGTGGAGGAACCAAACTTTGAAGCGCGgaaattttatgatatgttataTGGAGCAAAACAGCTGTTATATGATGGTTGTAGAGATGGTATTTCACCTATTTCAGCTGCAACAAGGATGATGtctattaaaacagattataactTAAGCGAAGATTGTGTTGATGCGATAGCTGGTTTTGTGAAAGATATATTGCCGGGAGATAACCTTTCACCAGCTACCTATTAGTTTATGGGTTGGGTTTGCCCTATCaaatgatagatgtttgcatcgacaactgtaTGCTATACTGGAGAAGGGATGTTGATCGTACTAGTTGTCGATTCTGTCACAAACCACGGTTTCAAGAAACAAGTCGAAAAACTAAAATCCCGTATAAGAGAATGTGGTACTTGCCAATAACAGACCGACTGAAGAGGTTATACCAATCCAAACATACTGTCGAGACTATAAGATGGCATGGTGAACACAACAGCGACAGAGAAATtgctcatccatcagatgcaaaaGCCTGACAACATTTTCAGTCAGTGTATCCTAGTTTTGCATCTGAGAGAAGAAATATTTACCTTGGATTAAGTACAGATGGATTCAACCCGTTCGGAAGCCATGGGAGACAATATTCTCTTTGGCCAGTTATTGTAACACCATACAATTTACCCCCATCATTGTGCATGAAACGAgagtttctctttctcacaattCTATTTCCTGGTCCTGCGCATCCTAAAAGATCCCTTGATGTCTATTTGCAACCATTGATTCATGAGTTGAAAATGTTATGGGCCGAAGGAATTGAAGTGTATGATATATCTGCTAGGCAGAAGAAGCAAGCGTGTTGGAAAAGGTGAAGCAGTACACAAAGGTGGTGCTAAGACACGAGAGAAACGTGAGATAGAAATGGTAAGTGgtatcttttttaaaatttttttttattaatttcatcaTTTACATTGAACTGATATTCTTATATCATTTGTGTGTTTATTGGAAGACGGCTGAAAGGGGTGGTGTGCCATCAGATTGGTTAGAATTGATGAGGGATATGCACACCAATAAACAAAAGGTGCACGATCCTATTGCGAGAGAGCTGTTGGCAACTCTGAGTAAGCTGAAGGAGGACAAAGAAGCACAACTTCAGGAGTCTCAGTTGTCTGCGAATGATGGATCTACAGCTTCTAACATGCTGTCCCGCGAAGAGATCAACCAACTGGTTTCTCGGGGTAAGTCTACTTTATGTGCTcagttgttattttttttctccagCCAATAACTTCTAGACCGTTTATCAGGATTTTAGGATTCATTTTCGAGCTTGTAATATAGGTTTGGTTTCACTTCAGTAGAACTGTCAGTTTGAATTCAGTTAAGGGTTGTGTGACTTTGTATATAGAAAAACAGAAACTGAGCCAGTTTATTTCTTCTTCAGATTGATTTTGGATCGGTTACTTCAAATCCAGCTGCTTGAATGTAAACATGTTATATTTATAGTTCTTATAAACTTTTAAATCTTTCTACTCTTCTTTTGTAGAATGTTCCTATTAAGAAGGGTCGTCGGTATGGTATCGGTCGTACCTCCGAGGCTATCTCAAGCTCATCATCTCAGCTCTCTGTTTCTTCCTCGAGTATTGTTCAGTACATGGAGCGGATGAAGACggagcttgatgaagagcggACAAAACGTCAAGCTATTGAGGAACAGCTTCGTAGCGTGACCGCTTTCATTTCCAACCTTTACCCCGAGCAGTTCTCTGCAACTCAAACCCAGCCGGACTCTGCAACCCAAAGCCCCGACGATCAATGTTTCTAGTAAGGAactttgggttttttttttactagctGGAAGTTTGCCAAATGTGTTGTTTGTACGGTctttatgtttaaattaatCACTTTTGTATGTTTGTACAATCAATGACTATGtaatttaattactttatcAATGTATGTTTAACTTtgcaaacttttttataaaagttcgacttttaaatttcaaatcgAACTACcatttcaatatttattttccaaACCGAAATAAGCGTTTCTTGCCGATGAACCTGTCAGAAATTTCCGACCGAACTACCcgtctgtgggaaccgaaattcgcactgtcaattTCCGTTTCAATTAGGAAAGTcagagaaccctagtttccacacgccaagcaatcagaacacaaaacgagaacaataataaaataagaaatcgaaaaagagagcaagatagttcttattttGAATCTgtgtttgagcgtttacaacaaggtaagtgtctgggctacgagagctgtcgacgagattcctagttctaaaaaccctaagacggcaaaaacctaattaaatcgcagctcgaataacaaaaacggaaaattgcctaaaattgcattaagtgctaagttttctctgaaaaaagttctcccttgtgcctctcgcctaggactccttatatactctctcctagcttggtttacgcttttccccttctgcccttaagccgtcatagcttaaaaatggagatattccatttttcccaatcttcataattatcttcgaaaacttcgtatttatccgcggaaacttgatatttatctttccttgcgaaccaagcataaaccatcctacggtttacgggcttttggttaagaaatcgtaagtgggcttcgagtcacgtcttaggtctctttgggccatCTTTTGACTTGAAACGTTTATTacagcttctttcgataaaaacgaactttccccggtttttatcgtaaaattcgattgatgacttcgaatgacgagaaacatgaaatgagtttgctacggtcttcgggagatagcattaaagagtaacgagaatgcatggattcgtgtcgtatcgacgtttcgggaAAGCTCGATCGCTTTGTAACGATCGAAACGTGCActtgcttggtcgctacgtagcgaccgggcttggctcaagctcggtcgctacatagcgaccgagcagtacgcgtgctcggtcgctacgtagcaaccgagcggtaCTCGTActtggtcgttacgtagcgaccgatcttggctcgagctcggtcgctacgtagcgatcgagcagtgtgcatgcttggtcgctgcGTATCGATCGtgcttggcttgtccgtggtcCAATCGCCATACTCGAGCTCGTCCGTGGCTGGTTTAGATACGTGTCTGTTGCCTTGAGATAATCGGTACTTGGCTTGATCGAGAtttagaacaagattttaccacAAAATTCTTTGTTGTGATATTCTTTACGAAGTAtaactttcgtaaaaacgttcatgtcgatttttacggactttcagaaattgattccgtcgtgaccgattttgaccccaacaccgtCAAAACTTTCTGACCGAAATTCCCGTCAAAAGTTTCCGACCGCTGTTTTGGTCAGAATTTTCTGACGGATATTTTTGACGGACGTTCCGTTGGAATTTTCCGACCGTAAAAATACATCGGTTTTCGGTCAGAAATTTCTGACCGTTCCTGACCGCTAAAAAATTTCCGACCATATAGATCTGATGGTCCAATCCGTCAGAGCATACCATTTCTGGCCGTTTTCCAACGGATATGACGGTCAGAAATTACtgattttcttgtagtgaatggtCAAAAAGGGTTTTGAAAGAACTAATATGTGCTTTGAAACAGTATATGTTTTTAGCAAGAAAGCTGCTTACAAACTTTTCTCATCCGAGAGAATCTTGGCAACTCCCCCAAAGGTCACAGTTCATCTACAAACATGGTCACAGCAAAATGTTTAACCTTTTTCAATTACATAGAAGAAACTTTACAACAGTTTTGCAACCTCAAAGTGTGTAAGAAGTCAATTATATGTGACGAAGGACATGGTGTTGGATTCTTTCTCTTGAGAAGCAATTTCTTATCTGAAAAAGTGCCAAGTGTTCAATCGGGCTGCATTGTCTCatctgtgggaaccaaaatttgcactgtcgatttcagTAAAATAAAGAAAGTCAAGAAATCCTAATTTTCCATAAGATCCATGATTTCTGTTAAGTCaaacgtcaagcaatcagaatacGGAAAACAGACAAGTAATGAATTGATAAAAACGAAACGAGAGCAAGAAGATTTGATTCTGAATCTGCATATGAGGGCTACAACAGGTAAAGTCTCAGCCGCAAGAGCTATTGGAGAGTTCCCTAGTTCTAACCACCTAAGACTtgtaaacctagttgagtcacagctcaataacaaaaacagaaaaatgcctaaattgctcgcCTCTGCATCCCATATATACTCCTCTTTAGGTCGGTTTGGGCTTTCCTTTTCTGCCTCCGAGTCGTATTTATCCTCTcgcaaaaatatttcatttttctcgATTTTCATGATTATCTCTTGAAATTGATTATTAGAAATTCTTAACTCAACTAAGCAAACTATCCTATacccttttacaaaaaaaaagaagcaaaatatGTTACGCAATTGACTAGATATACATTGCTAAAGGTAGGCTTGGGCATAAAATCggaaacccgaaatccgaaccgaaccagaaccgaaaaacccgacccATTATCCGACCCGAGAAACCCGGCCCGTTATCCGACCCGAAATGCAAAAATACCCGAACAGGtcttgtagggtggtacaaaaaatatccgaacccgaagtgttattaaccgaacccgaaagaGTAAcccaaaaaatccaaaattaatagttaatataaatattttgaaatatatacttTGTGTTGGCCAATCTCTTTACTATAAATGGACTCATATATGAACTTTTGTTGAATCGTTTATAACTGAAGATGCAGTCTGCTGAGATGTTATGTATCAGTTCGTGAAGTACTACAGGAGGTAGTACAGGCGTGTGTCATGAAGATGGAATGGgagtttgggttttgtgattgtGTGAGCTTGCTGAGCttgaaaaaggaaagagaatATATGTTTGAAGATATATGGACGTTTTCCTTAAAGCAAAAGAGAGTTACTTGAAGATGAAGGTTTCCattaaagaaaatggaaagtTGTATTAAGTGTATTTAGaagacttggagagcaagttGAAGACGTGGAGAGCAAGTTATGGTTTACTATATAAGGAGGGATGTGCCTTATGAGACAGCTAGACCtcagagaataaagagagagaggtttCTTTGGTGTGTGTTATTGCTTGGTGTCGAAGGACATTCTTATAtgcatttttatagatatgttATATATGAGTTTAcatattagaaaacaaaaaataaggtATAAAATATGTTGGGATAAAAgactttaaaattaataataaaataataaaatttctaaccaaaatACCTTTTAACTAAACACTATTTTGACAAAGTTGTCCACTAGTAAGGGAAGAGGGCATTTTCGTCATATATGTGCATCGGTAAGAAAAGTGCTCCTCCTGCTTATTGTGTCTCTTATTGTAAAGAAAGACGAAAATGTGTTTGATTGTGTAGTGCACTCAATTACTGCTGGGGACTGTTGGGGGTcgtttttctattttctattttctcatAATTGCGTTGGGGTCGTTTTTTAAAGAGATTTTTACCCTTCTAGACATTTTATCAGTTATCAATTATTGTTGGGGACACATTTGATATTGGACACACATTATACATGAGTAAATACACAAAAACCCCTGTTCTAACCAAACCAGAGTCTCATTATTCAACTACACACATGAGACACACATACACACTATCTCACATGTGTGTGAATTGTATCCTAATCCCATCAAAAACTCAAACATCTTCACATTAGCTCAACCATAGATCTCAGACTCATCCTTCTTTTCTCCCAGTCAATTGTTCTTCTCCTTCAATCAAACGTGCAACCATCTCAAACATCTCTCCTATAACTCCAATCTAGTTTCCCAAATCTCTGTATCCTAAacccttctcttcttttttcttgttaaaaaaTCTCTTCccttctaattaaaaaaaaaaagaaagaaaactaagAGAAAAAGACCATCTCAATCTATCACCAGATTCTTGTATTCATCTCTCTTTTTTAATAGGTCTTATCCACCAACCATCTCAATCTATCACCAACTTAGAGGAATTTTCACCTCCGAAGAAACTCGCGACGGAGGAGACATGAAATCAGTGGCGGAGAAGACATGAAATCAACGGCGGAGGAGACAATTTATTAGAGCTGATCTTGCCTCAGATCGAAGCCGTTAAACGAAGTTGATGGAAACCAAGAAAAGATGGATcctttatcaaaattttgtttgtctCTGCAATGATTTGTTCAGATCTTCTGCAATGATTTGTTC
This region of Brassica napus cultivar Da-Ae chromosome C5, Da-Ae, whole genome shotgun sequence genomic DNA includes:
- the LOC125587108 gene encoding glutathione S-transferase T3-like; translated protein: MANSSGFSNLLRSQIPVDLDSPEPFWFGSQVPDESPSQVPEESGVKERRKYSPREDKILIGAWLNTSKDPVVGNEQKAGAFWKRIVEYYNASPHLVGQIPREITSCKQRWARINEQVSKFTGCYDAALREQRSGQNDDDVMKAALDIFFIKYGYKFTLDHCWRELRHDQKWSSTYVAKDGGKEKRRQGKAEASVGG
- the LOC125587807 gene encoding uncharacterized protein At4g04775-like produces the protein MGQYSYSQPSSSSEDLDITSLLEAEAQLYADEAQSSFDMAEPVQYQPQPEADDGIPTICYCGGEPVVATAYTEKDPGRRYFTCDNVDDGDCHIWKWWDVAVMDEMRDFQTQLRRLKEEGTESEQKLLLLEKTVYELGKENSQVKLLVCLLVLIGLVFLVLRGKLNSLCFS